One segment of Sesamum indicum cultivar Zhongzhi No. 13 linkage group LG4, S_indicum_v1.0, whole genome shotgun sequence DNA contains the following:
- the LOC110011894 gene encoding uncharacterized protein LOC110011894, whose product MEYEVGDKIFLKISPWRGILRFGRQGKLSPRYIEPYEIIERIGQLAYRLALPAELSQIHDVFHVLMLRRYRSDPSHIIRQPEIEISEELTYVEEPTEILDRSVRKLKNKDISMVKVRWSHHSPIEATWEVEEHMKKKYPDLFH is encoded by the coding sequence ATGGAGTATGAAGTAGGTGATAAGATTTTTTTGAAGATATCACCTTGGAGGGGAATCCTGAGGTTTGGCAGGCAAGGGAAGCTGAGTCCGAGATATATCGAAccgtatgaaattattgaaagaattgGACAACTGGCGTATCGACTAGCATTACCGGCAGAGTTGtcacaaatacatgatgtttTCCATGTTTTGATGCTGCGACGATATCGATCTGATCCTAGTCACATTATTCGTCAGCCGGAAATAGAGATTTCTGAGGAGTTGACATATGTTGAGGAACCAACAGAGATTTTGGATAGAAGcgtaagaaaattgaaaaataaggaCATATCGATGGTAAAAGTGAGATGGAGTCATCATTCCCCGATAGAGGCGACTTGGGAGGTTGAGGAGCATATGAAAAAGAAGTATCCCGATCTATTCCATTGA